The genomic region ATACCATTTTCTATTCAACAGACAAATAAACCATGTTAATGTCAGACTTGGTTAATCCAGATTACATCTGATGAATGCCGGTGATGAAACTGAGTATCTAGTCTTAGCATAACTTGGTCAGCATTCGCAGCATCATTCTATGGCATTACATTCAGAGTGGATACCAAATAGAAACAAaacgaaaaagaaaaaaaataccaGAACACAAAGGAAGAAGAGAGCAGGCATCCCAAACACAGCTGAGCATTTAACGAGACTGATGATTCTAGGACAGACAGGTAGGGACAGGAATATGTGCTCGGTGAAGTTCAAGTTCTTCTCACAGTGAATCAGTGCAAGTGCGAAAGCGACAGCAGCAGACCCCCCCCCGTTCACGCGTTAATAAGGCTGTTTGGTGAGGAAACGGCTGAACATGGCGTAGGAAGCCATGGGTTTATCGGTGGGAACCATGTGACCAGAACCCTGCAGAGCAAGAACAAGAAACCTCAAAATATATCACAGAAACAAACACTAAAATAAAAGAAGCTCAATTAAGTAAACTTCAGCTGACACAACTGTTGGGTCTAAGCTCAGTGCAGAGGTGCCAGGCTTACCTTGATGGTCAGGAAAGCTAGGTTTGAGAACTCCTTGACAAACCCGCCCACCTGTTGACTCTCGCCATTGAAGTAGAGCCACGTCCTGCGCTTCACCTGGACCTGAAGGAGACCAGCTCACAGTCACCAGCCTGGCGGAGCGATGGCGGAACGGAGAAGGACAAGAAATGGAAAAGAAATGGAATCAAAACGCTTACCTGTTGCTGAAGGGATTCAACAAACCACTCGTCTCCCAGGAAATTGCACGCCATATCCACGTCTCCGTTGTACACCAAGATTCGGTATTTCTGGCAAGTTCAGGAATTTGTTTAGACGTTACACGAGGAATGTGATAAATGATTTGGTCTTCACATAGCAACATCATCGGAGTCATTCATCAATACATAACTGGTCTTGTATGGGGTCTACAAGATTGAAGCTGAAGTTCTCGTGTGCCAAGTTATATCTTTTAACATCAGACATTAAACATGACTCCCACCTAAAACCCTTTTGTGGTGCCATCTAGACTTAATTGAAGAGCACATCTTGGAGACATTACAGGAGATGTTTCTGCGGAGGTCGTCCACTCACCAGTGCTCCTAGCAGCTTGAGGTACTGTTTCGTCACATCCATATAGAGACGATTGTAGTTAAGGTTCACCTCGCCACTGTAAACCAAGTGAGATCAGAGATTAATGATCTTTGCCTCCAAAATATCAGACTTTTGGTGAAACTCTTGGCACAGCTCAAGTCTCTTTTAATAATTCAGGTTACTTTTAAAAAATTGTGATCAGTAATGTAGACCTAGGTGAACCCTTTGGCCTTCAGTGGAATAGTTTATCTTCTGTAAAACTTAAGGGTTTTGGTTAAAAGTGATTAAAGTgatgtaaaatatattttacatgAAAATTTTCTACAAGAAAATGCTGTCTGGGATATGACACACAAGATGTTTAATATATATACTCTTTAAATTCTGGACCAAAATGGAGAACCGTGGTACCCACCTGCATATCTCCCAGGCGAGTGCATTGGGGGAGATGTGAAGAGCAGCTTTGACATAGGGGTTGTTCAGGTACAGGTTAGATGGTGTAGAGTTTGTGCACGGAGGGTCAAGTTTCACCGATTTGAATGCAGAGGCCGTTGCTCGCAGTTTCTGGCAAAGAGTCCATCGTCAGTGATTGGTCAGTAGTCTCAAGATGCACACCAAATAAACAACCAAGCCTAGCAAAATCCTAAGTTAGGAATGTCAAACTATACTGTAGTGATCTGTGAGTTACTATGCACCTGGTTCCATGAAGTAGAAAACCTGTGGTTGATGAAGTTATTGCCCAGGTCACGGAGCACCAACTGGTCATTTTCAATGCTAAAGACAGGTCAGAAAAGGGGGAGAAATTGCCTACATTATGATCTAAAATATGgaattttaaaatacatttttaactgTTTACATTCCTAGAATAACTCGGCAGCTTTTGGGGAATTAAGGAATTTGTTATAATCTTACTACAACATGTACCCATGATCTATGCTGTCCAAGTACAAGCGAGTTTGACAACTGTGGTACTTGTCTTAGTGTTATCACCTTGGAACTTTTAACAGGGTTAcaaaacaatgatttggatctAATCATTTCTAATATTTGTCCATCAGTGACAGTAACACACAGCTTGTATGAGACGCAATATGATAATTTGTTCATTATTAAAATAATCATGAAATAAGCATTTTGATTTTATTGATAAATATGTCCATGTTCAATTAACTTCAAATCCATCCCATGAAAACACAAGCACCTTGGTTGTTAACCCCAACAGTTAATTTCTGTGAGAAGACCTTGACCGAAGGAGGAGAGATCCTCACCTTGGTGCAGGAACCCCCCCAGGACATGGAGCATACAGGTTATACATGTTCAGTCCAGATTTGTAGACAATATTATCCACCAGTCCTACCTAAAACGAAACACACATAATGGTCCATCAAGCAATGACTGCTCCATTAAATCAGTTACATTGGAAAGATTTTCAGAGGCAACAGGGAGAGAAATACTTACGTTGTATGAGCATTCTGGATCAGGACTATTATAAAAGTTACATTTTGAATCTTTGCAGCAAGAATTCTGCAGATCGGTCCATAAactgaaaatataaaatgagACATTACTGCCTTCTCTTTGAAACAGCTTGATGGTAATATTCAAGGACCAAGAAAATGTATCATTGAGAAAATGCCTTTTCCTACAGCTAGCAAAGTAGCCTAGGAGTGAGTTCCCAATCAGATACTGTGTTCAGTCTTGTGAAATAGCATTTGAATGGACGTTAATGAGAAGTCTTAACATGCAATATATAGAAATATACCACTTAAAATATTGCAAAACAATCACGCTCGAGTCCAGAGGAACTCCATTTGTAAAATGATCTTGGGTATTTGTGCTCAATCTTGGATTATTGAACACTAATTATTGCACCAATTTCTGTTAAATACTAACGCTTAGGAAAAATACCTTGCTCCAAGCAGTCCGTGGTAATATGCAAAATAGACCAGAGAATTGTCATTCAGCTCATAGCTTGACATGCCATTCCCAACAGCTATACCCTAAatgggacagacacacaaaagTAACATCACATGTTAAAACCTGTAGGTTTAGGAaaaataccaaaaaaaaaaaacaattcttaaATTTGTATCCACTAAACCTCTAACCTGAAGATTGATGCTGCTGTCTTCCATAACTCGCTCAGCCAATGTAGGGATGTAAATACCTCCATAGCTCTCTCCAGTGAGATAAAACTCATTCTTACTGTACTCTGGGAAGAGCTTGAAGAATTCTTTCAGGGCCAAGTAGTTGTTCATTGATACCTACAGGACAAATTTGGTAAATAACACTGCCTATaaaacgcacagacacacaaaataAAGTAATAAGATTCAAGTGTGAACACAACACACCTCTGTATCGTTTGTGCTATATTTCTTGTCATCTGAGTAGGAAAACCCGACCCCTGCTGGCGACTCCAGGTACAGCATGTTGGCAATCTGAAAATAACTCACTTGGTCAAGTAAACTTACATAACTGAATATTAAATTAATTTCCCCATGTAGTCATGGGCAACgcagtggcttggtggttagcacgtttgcctctcagcactggggtcttgggttcaagtccctatctgagtggagtttccatgttctccctgtgtttgcgtgggtttcctccgggatctccggtttcctcccacagtccaaaaacatggaggttaggtaaattggcagtcaaaaaaaaaataaaaaatctccctgagtgtgtgtctgtgtctctatgttcaataaaaagtagtgtctgtgtctgcgtgcgtgcgtgtgcttgtatgcccagtggtggatggtgctttgccactagggtctgtcctctctccccttcctgcaccccattcagtcccccagggggctgtggcttccggtagagagtacgctgtgcgcaattggctgccgcttctcgccggtgtgtgtgtgattgattgtctgtgacttgtacctgtgttaaattgtaaagcgccttgggaatctggaaaaggcgctatataaatcgaacgttcattcattcatagtccataaagaaataaaacatttgtattacatGTGAGTAAGGGTGGAAGTCTAAAACAAAATACCCCATTTGCTCTGCTAATGACGTAcataaaaaatgctgaataaaaTGCTTTTATACCTTATTCCAAGAATAAGGATTGTAGTTTAAAGAAGAGCCATCATCTTGGATCTGTAAAAGAAAAGATGACCATCTAGACTAACTGGGTAATTTGAGACAAAACATTATGTGCAACTCCTGGAAATAAAACATCTGCATTTAAGGAAGTTACTTTGAACATCTCTTTGAGAAGTTTAACAGCATTTGTGATTTGAGTTATCATTACACGGTTCCCCAAATGAAATGAAACAGAGAAGGAACGATAAACCAGGAAGCTATTCATGTTCTCACCAGAAAAGGCCCATGTTCTGTAAGCAAGCCATCCAAGGAACTGCACCCTGGGCCCCCATTCAACCACA from Brachyhypopomus gauderio isolate BG-103 chromosome 8, BGAUD_0.2, whole genome shotgun sequence harbors:
- the ctsa gene encoding lysosomal protective protein, which translates into the protein MIRVLVVCLLVVGGLGAPDADEIKYLPGLAKQPSFKQYSGYLNVAENKHLHYWFVESQNDPKNNPVVLWLNGGPGCSSLDGLLTEHGPFLIQDDGSSLNYNPYSWNKIANMLYLESPAGVGFSYSDDKKYSTNDTEVSMNNYLALKEFFKLFPEYSKNEFYLTGESYGGIYIPTLAERVMEDSSINLQGIAVGNGMSSYELNDNSLVYFAYYHGLLGASLWTDLQNSCCKDSKCNFYNSPDPECSYNVGLVDNIVYKSGLNMYNLYAPCPGGVPAPSIENDQLVLRDLGNNFINHRFSTSWNQKLRATASAFKSVKLDPPCTNSTPSNLYLNNPYVKAALHISPNALAWEICSGEVNLNYNRLYMDVTKQYLKLLGALKYRILVYNGDVDMACNFLGDEWFVESLQQQVQVKRRTWLYFNGESQQVGGFVKEFSNLAFLTIKGSGHMVPTDKPMASYAMFSRFLTKQPY